From Nerophis lumbriciformis linkage group LG38, RoL_Nlum_v2.1, whole genome shotgun sequence, the proteins below share one genomic window:
- the LOC133578265 gene encoding transmembrane protein 88-like, with the protein MCGMDVDLDDGGSGEEDKEEELWMGERVKMLPPPVAHSGGSAWGSQRGRCGCLACGAALVLWDVSVVLAGTLLLVGVFFVVLLPAALPLYAGFLCHSRILKGSSTVCGYLDDNSSSALIILGFVMMSPLVVAAAVVFCGLLRRFRLLLLIQPITRARYRGRLMDWVGGVRAWV; encoded by the exons ATGTGCGGCATGGACGTGGACCTGGACGATGGAGGCTCAGGCGAGGAGGACAAGGAGGAAGAGTTGTGGATGGGCGAGCGGGTCAAGATGCTTCCCCCTCCAGTGGCTCACAGTGGAGGCTCGGCGTGGGGCAGCCAGAGAGGACGGTGTGGCTGTCTGGCATGCGGGGCAGCTCTGGTCCTTTGGGACGTGTCGGTGGTTCTGGCTGGCACCCTGCTCCTGGTCGGGGTTTTCTTTGTGGTGCTGCTGCCTGCCGCGCTGCCGCTCTATGCAGGGTTCCTGTGCCATTCCAGA ATTCTGAAAGGCTCGTCAACCGTCTGCGGTTACCTTGACGACAACAGCAGCTCGGCCCTCATCATTCTCGGCTTTGTGATGATGTCGCCGCTTGTGGTGGCGGCGGCGGTCGTCTTCTGCGGGTTGCTGCGAAGGTTCCGGCTGCTGCTTCTCATTCAGCCAATCACGCGTGCACGGTACCGGGGGCGCCTAATGGACTGGGTGGGGGGCGTCCGCGCTTGGGTCTGA